The proteins below come from a single Tachysurus fulvidraco isolate hzauxx_2018 chromosome 26, HZAU_PFXX_2.0, whole genome shotgun sequence genomic window:
- the slc30a5 gene encoding zinc transporter 5, translated as MDDKYSSNVISGGKLGRVEVPNARLTRYIVLLFFTKLLKALGIFESYDLLKVVHVVQFLFILKFGCALILLFFQKPFSSGKVVTKRQWIRIFKHAVISCVISLLGFFGLTLCGPLRTLLLFEHKEVVVTAFLTVLFTTSDGGPSKTRGAAFFIIAVICLLLFDNDDLMAKMAEHPEGHHDSALTHALYTGISFLGVADHKGGVVLLVLALCLKVAFHTHSRKLSVEVGGAKRLYALSNLVASVLLLPWVFMLSATTESKVDSWSSLILPFSMIVFSVMILDFYVDSICVTKLEAPRCARYSSYFLFFSGLFLANFWTHPLTDQLRTMKTTGQQSSTEHVLSGGVLVSTCFFIMSNSILTSPSKKGQKGTLVGYSPEGTPLYNLMGDALQHSSHSLPRFIKDSLKQILEEYDSRQIFYFLCLNLAFTFVELFYGVWTNSLGLISDGFHMLFDCSALVLGLFAALMTRWKATRIYSYGYGRVEILSGFVNGLFLMVIAFFVFVESLSRLIDPPNINTVMLAPVSVGGLIVNLLGICAFSHAHSHGASKGSCSGHEHGHSHHGHTHGEHGHGGHGHSHGGHGHSHGHGHSHSSGGSGMNTNMRGVYLHVLADTLGSVGVIISTVLISQFGWLIADPICSLFIAVLIFLSVIPLLKDACEVLLLRIPPEHEKEINFALEKIQKIEGVLSYRDPHFWRHSANVLAGTIHLQIMSDVVEQRIIQQVTTVLKDVGVNNLTVQVEKEAYFQHMSGLSTGFHEVLAMTQQMEAMKYYKDGTCIM; from the exons ATGGATGACAAGTACAGCAGTAATGTCATTTCAGGTGGAAAGCTGGGCCGCGTTGAAGTGCCTAATGCCAG ATTGACCAGATACATAGTGCTGCTTTTCTTCACTAAGTTGTTAAAAGCTTTAGGAATTTTTGAATCTTATGACCTCCTGAAagttgtccatgttgtgcagtTTCTCTTCATACTTAAATTTGG GTGTGCGCTGATTCTGCTTTTCTTTCAAAAGCCTTTCTCATCAGGAAAAGTAGTGACCAAAAGACAG TGGATCAGGATCTTCAAGCATGCTGTGATCAGCTGTGTGATCTCACTCTTGGGCTTTTTTGGCCTGACGCTCTGTGGGCCACTGAG GACGCTGTTGTTGTTTGAACACAAAGAGGTGGTGGTCACTGCTTTCCTTACCGTTCTCTTTACCACCTCAGACGGAGGACCTTCTAAG ACGAGAGGTGCTGCTTTTTTCATCATCGCAGTGATTTGTCTTTTGCTCTTCGACAACGATGACCTGATGGCAAAGATGGCAGAACACC CCGAGGGACACCATGACAGTGCTCTCACCCATGCTTTATACACCGGGATCTCGTTTTTAGGTGTAGCTGACCATAAA GGTGGAGTTGTACTGTTGGTTCTGGCGCTGTGTCTGAAGGTAGCgttccacacacactccagaaaGCTGTCAGTGGAAGTTGGCGGAGCGAAGCGTCTCTACGCTCTGTCCAACCTGGTGGCTTCTGTACTGCTGCTTCCCTGGGTGTTTATGCTTTCCGCCACCACAGAG AGCAAGGTGGATTCATGGTCCAGCCTGATCTTGCCCTTCTCCATGATCGTCTTCTCTGTGATGATCCTGGACTTCTACGTGGATTCTATCTGCGTGACGAAGCTCGAGGCCCCACGCTGCGCACGGTACAGCTCCTACTTCCTGTTCTTTAGCGGACTGTTTCTGGCCAACTTCTGGACCCACCCACTGACAGACCAGCTGCGGACCATGAAGACCACCGGCCAGCAGTCCAGCACCGAACACGTGCTGTCCGGAGGAGTGCTGGTCAGCACCTGTTTCTTCATCATGT CCAACAGCATCCTGACTTCTCCCTCGAAGAAAGGACAGAAGGGGACGCTGGTGGGATATTCACCTGAGGGAACTCCTCTCTATAACCTCATGGGTGATGCTCTTCAGCATAGCTCTCATTCGCTCCCTCGCTTCATCAAAGACTCGCTCAAGCAAATCCTGGAGGAATACGATTCCCGACAGATCTTCTACTTCCTGTGCCTCAACTTG gcctTCACATTTGTAGAGCTGTTCTATGGCGTGTGGACCAACAGCCTCGGTCTGATCTCGGACGGCTTCCACATGCTGTTTGACTGCTCCGCTTTGGTGCTCGGACTCTTCGCTGCCCTCATGACCAGATGGAAAGCGACAAGAATATACTCTTATGG GTATGGCCGTGTTGAGATCCTGTCTGGGTTCGTAAACGGCTTGTTCCTCATGGTTATAGCCTTCTTTGTGTTTGTTGAGTCGCTCTCCAGACTGATCGACCCTCCCAACATCAACACCGTCATGCTAGCG CCGGTGTCTGTGGGCGGCTTGATCGTAAACCTTTTGGGCATCTGTGCAtttagccacgcccactccCATGGGGCATCAAAGGGTTCGTGCTCCGGTCATGAGCACGGCCACTCGCACCACGGTCACACGCATGGAGAACATGGTCATGGTGGTCATGGGCACAGCCACGGGGGTCATGGTCACTCTCATGGCCATGGGCACTCTCACAGCTCCGGAGGAAGTGGCATGAACACTAACATGAGAG GAGTCTACCTGCATGTCCTGGCTGACACACTGGGCAGCGTTGGAGTCATCATATCCACCGTTCTGATCAGTCAGTTCGGCTGGCTGATCGCAGACCCCATCTGCTCTTTGTTCATCGCCGTACTCATCTTCCTCAGCGTCATCCCCCTGCTGAAGGATGCTTGTGAAGTTCTTTTATTGAGAATTCCACCGGAGCACGAAAAGGAGATAAACTTTGCCCTTGAAAAG ATTCAGAAGATTGAAGGAGTCTTGTCTTACCGTGACCCACACTTCTGGAGGCATTCTGCCAACGTCCTCGCCGGCACCATTCACCTACAAATCATGTCCGATGTTGTGGAGCAAAGAATTATTCAGCAG gtGACTACAGTGCTGAAGGATGTTGGTGTGAATAATCTGACTGTCCAGGTAGAGAAGGAAGCTTATTTCCAGCACATGTCCGGTCTCAGCACAGGATTCCATGAGGTTCTGGCAATGACGCAGCAGATGGAGGCGATGAAATATTACAAAGATGGCACATGTATCAtgtga
- the ccnb1 gene encoding G2/mitotic-specific cyclin-B1 produces MALRITRSNRLPSSENQHPVAGKAVPANKPVLRPRAALGEIGNAPLPRQPLRKKDVKVAPVVVEEKKVPEPVQQPKQEPKQLPKEENEIFSEPSSPVPMETSGCAPDELCQAFSDVLLNIKDVDADDYDNPMLCSEYVKDIYKYLRQLEADQAVRPKYLEGKEVTGNMRAILIDWLVQVQIKFRLLQETMYMTVAIIDRFLQDHPVPKKQLQLVGVTAMFIASKYEEMYPPEIADFAFVTDRAYTTAQIREMEMNIMRVLKFCFGRPLPLQFLRRASKIGEVTAEQHTLAKYFVELTMVDYDMVHMSPSLVASSAFALMLKVFDCGEWTPTLQYYMGYTEDSLIPVMKHIAKNVVKVNEGLSKHLAVKNKYSSQKQMRIASISQLKSSMIKDLAKQVS; encoded by the exons ATGGCACTGCGTATCACAAGG AGTAACCGCCTGCCCAGCAGTGAGAACCAGCACCCAGTGGCAGGGAAAGCGGTCCCTGCAAACAAGCCTGTGCTGAGGCCCAGGGCCGCACTGGGGGAAATTGGGAACGCGCCTTTACCTCGACAACCTCTGAGGAAAAAG GATGTGAAGGTCGCCCCTGTGGTGGTTGAAGAGAAGAAAGTTCCTGAGCCTGTTCAACAGCCAAAACAGGAGCCCAAGCAGTTACCTAAAGAGGAAAATGAG ATCTTTTCTGAGCCATCTTCTCCTGTGCCCATGGAAACTTCTGGCTGTGCCCCAGATGAGCTGTGCCAGGCTTTCTCTGATGTGCTTCTCAATATCAAAGATGTAGATGCTGATGACTATGACAATCCCATGCTCTGCAGTGAATATGTAAAGGACATCTACAAATACCTCCGGCAACTTGAG GCTGATCAGGCTGTCAGGCCAAAGTATCTGGAAGGAAAGGAAGTTACTGGGAACATGCGTGCCATCCTTATTGATTGGCTTGTCCAGGTCCAAATCAAGTTTCGACTGCTGCAGGAGACCATGTACATGACTGTTGCTATCATTGACCGTTTTCTTCAA GATCACCCTGTTCCAAAAAAGCAGCTTCAGCTGGTTGGTGTAACTGCTATGTTCATTGCCTCCAAATATGAGGAAATGTACCCACCCGAGATTGCAGACTTTGCCTTTGTGACGGACCGCGCCTATACCACTGCACAGATCCGGGAGATGGAGATGAACATAATGAGAGTCCTGAAATTCTGCTTTGGAAGACCCCTGCCACTCCAGTTCCTCCGTAGGGCCTCAAAAATTGGAGAG GTTACAGCAGAGCAGCACACTTTGGCTAAATACTTTGTGGAGCTTACAATGGTGGACTATGACATGGTGCACATGTCTCCCTCTCTGGTTGCCAGCTCTGCCTTTGCTCTCATGTTGAAAGTCTTTGACTGTGGTGAATGG ACCCCTACACTGCAGTATTACATGGGTTACACTGAGGACAGCCTGATCCCTGTAATGAAGCACATCGCTAAGAACGTGGTCAAAGTCAATGAAGGACTCTCGAAGCACCTG GCGGTTAAGAACAAGTACTCCAGTCAGAAGCAAATGAGGATCGCATCCATCTCACAACTTAAATCATCAATGATCAAGGACCTCGCCAAGCAAGTCTCCTAG